Proteins encoded within one genomic window of Psilocybe cubensis strain MGC-MH-2018 chromosome 2, whole genome shotgun sequence:
- a CDS encoding Beta-1,4-mannosyl-glycoprotein 4-beta-N-acetylglucosaminyltransferase, protein MAPSFRRPRPTPLLIVITLIILTVLYTISKHQYQLKNLLSYSTRPLWDSNSGPQEVITHFYGDGLKIDEHICDIHGWSTRPSTESVKVLDAVLMSNELDLLEIRMHELDSVVDYFLILESNATFTGLPKETFFANNRARFSKFEDKIVYNFLPGAALRPGQSPWDVEAHTRNTMTMLIRSHLSTTGLQNTPNMVIMSDLDEIPARHTVDLLKSCEFGQSIHLQLRDFLYSFEWFIGFTSWRASVHMWNDNSYYRHSKSGERILADAGWHCSYCFRTIPEYAIKMKGFSHADRIAGRVNLLDPKRIQDTICRGKDIFGMLPEAYSYVDLLSQMSLKPGKSAVGLPRYLIEKSENFRFLLPGGCIREQGSPS, encoded by the exons ATGGCTCCTTCATTTAGACGGCCACGACCGACGCCACTACTCATCGTTATTACATTGATCATTCTCACCGTTCTATACACCATCTCAAAACATCAATACCAATTGAAGAATCTTCTGTCATATTCAACAAGGCCTTTGTGGGACAGCAACAGTGGCCCTCAAGAAGTAATCACACATTTCTACGGCGATGGATTGAAAATTGACGAACACATATGCGACATTCACGGGTGGTCAACGAGGCCGAGCACGGAAAGCGTCAAGGTATTGGATGCGGTGCTCATGAGCAATGAACTCGATTTATTGGAAATTCGCATGCATGAACTGGATTCTGTGGTCGATTACTTCCTCATTCTCGAATCGAATGCGACATTTACAGGTCTGCCGAAGGAGACGTTCTTTGCAAATAATCGAGCCAGATTCTCGAAATTTGAAGATAAGATTGTGTATAACTT CCTACCGGGAGCAGCTCTTCGCCCTGGGCAGTCACCTTGGGACGTGGAGGCACACACCCGAAACACTATGACTATGCTTATTAGGTCACATTTGTCCACCACTGGTCTTCAGAATACTCCCAATATGGTCATCATGTCAGACCTGGATGAAATTCCTGCTCGTCATACGGTCGATCTCCTGAAGAGCTGTGAATTTGGGCAATCTATTCACTTACAATTGCGGGACTTTCTTTATAG CTTTGAATGGTTTATCGGCTTTACCAGTTGGAGAGCAAGTGTGCACATGTGGAATGATAACAGTTATTACCGACACTCGAAGAGCGGCGAACGTATTCTCGCTGACGCAGGCTGGCATTGTAGCTATTGCTTTAGGACAATACCTGAGTATGCCATCAAAATGAAAGGGTTCTCACATGCAGATCGCATTGCTGGTCGCGTCAATTTGTTAGACCCAAAAAGAATCCAAGACACTATTTGCCGAGGAAAAGACATATTTGGCATGCTTCCAGAAGCCTATAGC TATGTCGACTTGCTTTCGCAAATGAGCCTCAAACC